In Oncorhynchus nerka isolate Pitt River linkage group LG26, Oner_Uvic_2.0, whole genome shotgun sequence, one DNA window encodes the following:
- the LOC115125848 gene encoding beta-galactoside-binding lectin-like, with protein sequence MSGVVVKNMSFKVGQTLTITGIPNSEATHFVINVGNSEDDLALHMNPRFDAHGDTRAVVCNSYHGGKWCEEHREGGFPFNQGEEFKINITFTKEQFLVSFPDGSEIHFPNRQGDEKYKYMHFEGDVRIQGVEIK encoded by the exons ATGAGT ggtGTTGTGGTAAAGAACATGTCCTTCAAGGTGGGCCAGACCCTGACCATCACAGGGATCCCTAACTCTGAGGCAACACA ttTTGTCATCAACGTGGGCAACAGCGAGGATGACCTCGCCTTGCACATGAACCCTCGCTTCGACGCCCACGGAGACACCCGGGCCGTGGTGTGTAATTCCTACCATGGAGGCAAGTGGTGtgaggagcacagagagggagGATTCCCCTTCAACCAGGGAGAGGAGTTTAAG ATAAATATCACCTTCACCAAGGAGCAGTTCCTAGTTTCTTTTCCCGACGGCTCTGAGATCCACTTCCCCAATCGCCAAGGAGACGAGAAGTATAAATACATGCACTTCGAGGGCGACGTCAGGATCCAGGGCGTCGAGATCAAGTAG